Within the Salmo salar chromosome ssa12, Ssal_v3.1, whole genome shotgun sequence genome, the region AGACAGGGTGTCAGTGTGGGGTAAGACAGGGTGTCAGTGTGGGGTAAGACAGGGTGTCAGTGTGGGGTAAGACAGGGTGTCAGTGTGGGGTAAGACAGGGTGTCAGTGTGGGGTAAGACAGGGTGTCAGTGTGGGGTAAGACAGGGAGTCAGTGTGGGGTTAGACAGGGTGTCAGTGTGGGGTTAGACAGggagtcagtgtggggtaggaCAGGGAGACAGAATCAGAGCACAGGGGATGGCGGTTATTACCAACCACAGACAAACACATAAACATACAACAATTACAAACAAAATATGTGTCTCCAATCCACTCTCAGTGAGTGAGGAGTTAACTGTCTGTTTAGTGAGTGAGGAGTTAACTGTCtgttcagtgagtgagtgaggagttAACTGTCTgtttagtgagtgagtgaggagttAACTGTCTGTTTAGTGAGTGAGGAGTTAACTGTCTGTTTAGTGAGTGAGGAGTTAACTGTCTGTTTAGTGAGTGAGGAGTTAACTGTCTGTTCAGTGAGTGAGGAGTTAACTGTCtgttcagtgagtgagtgaggagttAACTGTCtgttcagtgagtgagtgaggagttAACTGTCTGTTCAGTGAGTGAGGAGTTAACTGTCTGTTCAGTGAGTGAGGAGTTAACTGTCTGTTCAGTGAGTGAGGAGTTAACTGTCTGTTCAGTGAGTGAGGAGTTAACTGTCTGTTTAGTGAGTGAGGAGTTAACTGTCTGTTCAGTGAGTGAGGAGTTAACTGTCTGTTCAGTGAGCTCCAGCCACAGCAGTAATGCCTCTCTCTGCTCTAGGCTTCTGACTGTATAACTAATATGTATATTATAGTTGAAATAAAACATTAAGCTGAACCTACCAGGATGAGACAACTGTCCTGACAGTACATTCCCACACACatgatgcagacacacacacacacacacacacacacacacacacacacacacacacacacacacacacacacacacacacacagcagtctgtgtgtgtgtgtgtgtgtgtgtgtgtgtgtgtgtgtgtgtgtgtgtgtgtgtgtgtgtgtgtgtgtgtgtgtgtgtgtgtgtgtaatggtccctggttcgagcccaggttggggcgaagagagggacggaacttaCACTGTTacactcaattggattcaggtctggggaacgggcgggccagtccgtagcatcaatgccttcctcttgcaggaactgctgacacactccagccacatgaggtctagcattgtcttggattaggaggaacccagggccaaccgcaccagcatatggtctcacaaggggtctgaggatctcatctcggtacctaatggcagtcaggctacctctggcgagcacatggagggctgtgcggccccctaaagaaatgccaccccacaccatgactgacccaccgccaaaccggtcatgctggaggatgttgcaggcagcagaacgttctccacggcatctccagactctgtcacgtctgtcatgtgctcagtgtgaacctactttcatctgtgaagagcacagggcgccagtggcgaatttgccaatcttggtgttctctggcaaatgccaaacgtcctgcacggtgttgggctgtacgcacaacccccacctgtggacgtcggtccctcatggagtctgtttctgaccgtttgagcagacacatgcacatttgtggcctgctggaggtcattttgcagggctctggaagtgcttctcctgctcctccttgcacaatggcggaggtagcggtcctgctgctgggttgttgccctcctacggcctcctccacgtctcctgatgtactggcatgtctcctggtagcgcctccatgctctggacactacgctgacagacacagcaaaccttcttgccacagctcgcattgatgtgccatcctggatgagctgcactacctgagccacttgtgtgggttgtagactccgtctcatgctaccactagagtgaaagcaccgccagcattcgaaagtgaccaaaacatcagccaggaagcataggaactgagaagtggtctgtggtccccacctgcagaaccactcctttattgggggtgtcttgctaattgcctattccatttgatttgcacaacagcatgtgaaatgtattgtcaatcagtgttgcttcctaagtggacagtttgatttcacagaagtgtgattgacttggagttacattgtgttgtttaagtgttccctttatttcttggagcagtgtatatataaagtgggtaaaacagtatataaacattattaaagtgaccagggtTCAATGACTCTATGGACTGtaaatagggcagcagtctctaaggtgcagggtagagtacaggGGTGGTAGGCGGCTAGTAACAGTTACTAAGGCAGAGTTACCAGggttaccttgtcccagacctgctgtttttgacattccctctctctctcaacctgttgtctcaacctctgaatgctcagctatgaaaagccaactgacatttactcctgaggtgctgacctgttgcacactctacaaccactgtgattattattttacCCTGCTGGTTATCTATGAACGTTTTAACATCTTGAAGCAAGATATgtccttaatggccatgtactcttaaaaTCTCTACCCGCCACAGCCAGAAAAGGAATGGCCAcccttcagagcctggttcctgtctaggtttcttcctaggttttggcctttctagggagtttttcctagccaccatgcttctacatctgcattgcttgctgtttgtggttttaggctgggtttctgtataagcactttgtgacatctgctgatgtaaaaagagttttataaatatatttgattgattgacagatGACCAAATCGTTATATTTAGGAAGTCAGTGTGCTACAATGGTTTCATAGTAGCCTACCGTCTCTCTTCTGCTACTCTGTAATACGATTTTAGATGATGACGTAATCCTTTGGGAATTTAACTCCACCTCCATCCAGTGAGAGTGAACAGACTAATCTGACTGGCTCAATGACCACCCAGAAGACGTCTTGTCCAATCAGATTCGAAAATGATGAGCTAGCCATTGAATAACGATACGAAGAAAGTCTCGCGTGATTTAACGTATGTAAGCTCACTTACGTCAGTCCCATGATGGCTGAAGATCCTGGAGGAACAATTTTCAATTTCTCTCccacttttttatttttctctttaCCTCTGCTTGTCATAGAGACATGGCAGGATACACAGCCCCGATAAGCGGCCACAGACCCTTGTTACCGCCATGCCCAAGAAAGGGAACCGAAAACGGCTGAAATTTCGGGCCGGGGACGTTTGCTCGGAGTCAGGTACTGTAGTTAGCTTGCTAAAGCTAACTTGTTTACCCAGCCGGTAACAGGCCACCGTACGTCATCAGTAACGTACAGTGGTGCGCAGAGTGGGTGGGTCCTCGAGGACGGAAGTCAAACCACCCGATTCTACTACCATCATTAGTAGTCAATACATTGCTTGTTCATATTAAGGAGGATTTCAATGTTACCCATAAAAAtagaacgttcagatagaaatatgtaGGCCTGTTTCTGCTGGATGTTAGTCAGACATACCCACCAGTTGAGTTTAAAATTAAATGCTAAATTGGGCGTAGCTACGTCAGACTTTGGTATCAGAATTTACACCTGTTGCACCAACCTAAAATAAAACTAGTCGTAGCTAAATCCGGTGTAAGCAATGCGCGTTCATGATCATTTATGTTTTCTTGTTTTGGTTACTAGGCAGCGCCCCTATGCGTGCACGTTTTCTTAACCACAACTGGATGGATCAATCAATAATTACTGTTGGAATGAATATCACTCTGAtgaaaatattggaataaagtaggctaatgacaTTGAAAGCATGTATCATATTGTTCCTTACCGAAGCTCCCAAAGTCATCCAACCGTTTTAAATACTTTAAATCGATAGCTGTGTGTGGTGAACAATCATTCAGCTCTTTATGATTGGGACAGCGTTATCGCGCAGTTTTGAGACAAGCGTGGGGACTCGTCTCAATAAATCCATTCAATTTCTGTTTTCACGTACACTCCGTTTGGATATTTGGTTACAATTAGGCTGGGGAAAATGTTAGCCAAATTGAGGTGAGTGTTCATGATGATTACCGTCTAACATTGTTATGAGAACATTTTCCTTGTATGTTCTGTAGCTTACACATTCCATGGTGAAGGAAGTGCTAGGCAAATAAGTGGAGTGGCAGCTCATCTATTACTTTGATAATATCTGAGACACATTTAGGCAAGCCTGCAGAGGTTGTGAAATATCAACACAAGACTCACATCCTTTTGAAAATATAGTTTGCTATTTTCTGTCCATATCATGAAATTGCACCCTACTCCTGCTCCCTACTAGGCGTTGAGTCTACTCCCAGTCGTAGTTCATAGAAGGGCAACAGGTAGAATTTTTAGGTCCGGCATAGATCACATTTTACATCGCACATAGAGTTACGACCAACTGGTGCAAGCGGCCCCACTACTAAGGGGCATCTCAGTAGTGTAGCTAGACTTATTCTCCTCCTTGTCTTCCTTCCTCTGCTGTGTCCTGAAAAAGGTGCAAGTCTCTGTTCGAGGGCATGCAATCTGTGATGCATTGTGGGTAAAGTAGTTAATTATGATGTAAGATGATTTGTTGATCAGTCAGTAgttgaggtcgaccgattatgatttttcaaagccgataccgattaattggcCGATTTAAATAAAagcttattttatttttaaattgtttttattttatttgtaataatgacaattacattaatactgaatgaacacttattttaacttaatataatacatcaataaaatctatttggcctcaaataaataatgaaacatgttcaatttggtttaaataatgaaaaacaaagtgttggagaagaaagtaaaagtgcaatatgtgccatgtaagaaagcgaacgtttaagttccttgctcagaacatgagaacatatgaaagctggtggttccttttaacatgagtcttcaatattcccaggtaagttttaggttgtagttattataggaattatagaactatttctctctatacgatttgtatttcatatacctttgactattggatgttcttataggcactttagtattgccagtgtaacagtatagcttccgtccctctcctcgctcctacctgggctcgaaccaggaacacatcgacaacagccaccctcgaagcagcgttacccatgcagagcaaggggaacaactactccaagtctcagagcgagtgacgtttgaaacgctattagcacgcacccggctaactagctagccatttcacatcggttacaccagcctaatctcaggagttgataggcttgaaggggtgggtataatttgtggaacgtcccaacaggaatctgttcctaaaaacgtaaagtaaaaggttgcctaccaacaacgcatacaaagtagcaacacaTACaaaccacgtagcttattcttaatgtttgtccataggcaaccagaatgaggacagacatttttctgaataaacgtgatgagtgaaaaatgcaatgaaatagaccactcactacccggtatcttattctgccgccgTACAgttttgtatgcgttgttttttggcaaccttgttatttacaaagtttttggaatagattcctgttggaacgttccacaaattatacccacccggcttgaagtcataaacagcttgaagcacagcgaagagctccTCGCAAAACGAGCCTGCTGCtgtctaccaccgctcagtcagactgctctatcaaatatcaaatcatagacttaattataatataataaacacacaaatatgagcctttggtcattaatatggtcgaatccgtaaactatcatctcgaaaacaaaagttctttctttcagtgaaatacggaaccgttccgtattttatctaactggTGGCAtcactaagtctaaatattcctgttacattgcacaaccttcaatgttatgtcataattacgtaaaattctggcaaattagttcgcaacgagccaggcggcccaaactgttgcatataccctgactctgcgtgcaatgaacggaagagaagtgacacaatttcatgttagtaggcaatattaactaaatatgcaggtttaaaaatatatacttgtgtattgattttaaagaaagacattgatgtttatggttaggtacattggtgcaacgacagtgctttttcgcaaatgcgcttgttaaatcatcacccgtttgtcgaagtaggctgtgattcgatgagaaattaacaggcaccgcatcgattatatgcaacgcaggacacgttagaaaaactagtaatatcatcaaccatgtgtagttaactagtgattatgttaagattgatagttttttataagataagtttaatgctagctagcaacttaccttggctccttgctgccctcgtgtaacaggtagtcagcctgccatgcaggctcctcgtggagtgcaatgtaaggcaggtggttagagcgatggactagtaaccggaaggttgcaaaaacaaatccccgaatccccccctgaacaaggcagttaacccccgttcctaggtcgtcattgaaaataagaatgtgttcttaatctgacttgcctagttaaataaaggtgtaaaaatatTAAATCGGCAAATCAGTGGctgatttgttatgaaaacttgaaatcggccctaattaatcggccattccgattaatcggtcgacctctagtcagtAGGCAGTCGCCTACAATGTCGAACAAGCCCAAAGCCAAAAGTGTCTGACAATGGTTTCACCTAAGAAGTGTTTTCAGGTCAgtgcagacaaaggaaaagagatGGGGGGGAGCAAGAAGTTGTAAAATataactattgagatgcaccccatgCCACCCTTTGCTATTGTGAGTGATTGGTAAACTGCATCTTCTCCGCTCTCTTGCAGTGACAGTTGCTGATTTCGCCAACGCCGACCCAGCCGTTGTGAAGTCAGGGAGGGTAAAAAAGGCAGTTGCCAATGCAATTGAAAAAGAAGGTAAGAGCGTCATTCAAAATGTTTCGATTTGTGCTACAGACATTGTGTTTAATCGATACACCACATTAATGTGCTTACTAACTTCGCACTGTTTGTCCTGCAGTGAAGATGTTGTGTGGGCTAGAGGGGTCTCAGGGTTCACTACAGGAGGTGTTCTCGTCAGCATCCACCCTCACCGGAGACACACTGGAGAGTAGCGACGACCTCGACCccggggaggatggagagaacgAGGCCAAACAGGCCCGCAAGAAGAAGAACAAGAGGAGGAAAGGTACGCTTCACCTCTCTCTAGTCATGCATTGGAAGAGAGTTGAGGACTGCGTTTCATTCCAGAGAGTTGCTCCCTTTCCCCTGTACTCGTTCATGCTCCTTCACAGATATTATACAGTGCAACTGGGTAGGTAATTGCAATAGGCTGTAAACTAGGCCATATTTTCTTTCACCTATCCAGTCATCTCAGATCTGTAAGGGGAGGTGAACAAGGACAGATGGGTGTGAACAACTTTCCTGACTGTAACAGCCCATTTTTTGGGGGATTGTCTGTTTTCCCAGAGTGCAGTGAGTGCAGTGATGGGGAGGACTACACAGTGGATATATGGCTGGTGCTGGCTTCCTATATCCGTCCAGAGGATGTGTGTACATTTGCTCTGATCTGCAGAAACGCCTGGACCGTCACCTGCACTGCTGCCTTCTGGACCAGACTATACAGGAGGTAGGGTTAGACCCTCTCATTCCCACGGCTCTTGATAAGACTTTAATCCTGGGAAGTCGGATTCACATTGTCCTTGAAATTTGGCGCCTGAAGGAGAAGTACCCTTGTTATTTACATATGTTGTTTCCCTGCCTCGCTCTATGCTCTCACTttcatctccctttctctctctctctctttctccccccatagacactacagtctgGATACTCACCTGCCGTTCCGTCTGCAGCCAGACTCCATAGCCAGGAAGCGTTGTCTACGGGCTCGCGTGATTCGCTCCCTCTTCCACCTGTATGAGCCATTCAGCTCACGTGTCTCCCTGAACCCTGCCCTCCCAGAGTCCACGCCCACCACGCTACTCAACTCCAAGGTAAAGAACCAAGATGGCGCCAAGCGGGGCAACAGGCTAGAACTTCCAAAGAACTATTTGGTTTGTTGAGTTTGATGTTCTCACCTTATTTGGATCCTGAGAGGGTCGGTGTACTTGATCTGGGCTGCAACTCACTAATCCATCAAATTCTGGCATTAATGTCCACTTGACACTTGTTCAATCAAAtcacatgttattggtcacagacacgtgtttagcagatgttattgtgggtgtagcaaaatgcttgtttctagttccaacagtgcagtaatatctaacaagaatatctaacaatttcacaacaaatacctaatactcACATCTAAGTAAagaaatggaattaagaatatattaatatatggacgagcaatgtcagagcggcatagactgagatacagtagaatagaatacagtataaacatatgagaggagtaatgcaagatatgtaaacattattaaagtggctagtgatccatttctaaaagtggccagtgatgtcaagtctatgtctataggcaagcagcctctgatgtgctagtgatggctgttggccttgagattgaagctgtttttcagtctctcggtcccagctttgatgcacctgtactgacctcgccttctggatgataacggggtgaacaggccgtggctcgtgtggttattgtccttgatgatctttttggcgttcctggagggcaggtagtttgcccccggtgatgcgttgggcagaccgcaccaccctctggagagccctgtggttgtggcgttgcagttgtcgtaccagggggtgatacagcccgacaggatgctctcaattgtgcatctgtaaacgttttaggtgccaagacaaCTTTCTTGAGCTTCCTGAGgctgaagaggcgctgttgcaccttcaccacactatgtgggtggaccatttcagattgtcagtgatgtgacaCTGAGGAACTCGAAGTTTTCtatcttctccactgtggtcccgttgatgtggatagtgaggctgctccctctgctgtttcctgaagtccactatccgatccttcgttttgttgagggAAAGGTTATTTTACTGGCACCACTCCTCCGCcacggccctcacctcctccctgtaggccgtctcgtcattgttggttatcaagcctactactgctgtgtcgtctgcaaacttgatgattgagttggaggcgtgcatggccgcgcagtcatgggtgaacagggagtacaggagagggctgagcacgcacccttgtggggtcccaaatgttgaggatcagcgaagtggaggtggtgtttcctaccttcaccaccgggGGCGGCCCATGCTAAGAAATGTTTTCCCCATTTTCTCCTCTGCAGTGTCTGCTGTTCTGGGTCAATAAGGTTGTGGGTTCTCCACCTGATCCGATGTGGGAGTTCAACTTCAAGTTTGTGAAGCCGGTATGTATTCATGCCGAACTGTCTGAAGGACACTAGTGAAGTATGTTTGATTTTGAAGTCCAACATTTTAATTGTAATCAGGGGTATGGTAGTTTCTatatgtttctgtgtctctgtccacTAGGTGGTGAGGTGTAAGGGTGGTAATGCCACCCGGGGTCTGTTGTTGCCCCGTCAGTATGAGGATGTCCATGCTAACCCAGACTCAGACTGCTACCTGCTGCAGGTCACCACCCTGAACTTCATCTTTACCTCCATCGTCATGGGGATGACCCTCGCCCTGGTCAGTACACCACTCTCCCTGGCTTTCACACTGAATTGAGTCTGTTGTCTCCATCCATGAAGTTGCattgtttaaaggcccagtgcagtcaaaattcagtttttttctgtgttttgtgtcatattgtacaacagctgatgaaaggAAGACTTTTAAAGGGGGAACAAATGTGGTCAGTGTCATTTCCTGATTGTTGTTGGTTGAAAATATAACCTTCTAATCAGCAAGTTTTGCCTGGGTAGAGTTTTggcttgcctggtgacatcaccaggcggtataaGTTAGTAAACCAACAAAGCGTTTCAGACCTCTGCCAATAGCGACTAGTTGTCAGGTTACAGATCCCTTCCTTTAGGCCCCTCActcaaattcttgcttgagaaatcgtttttttgcaaaaaagtggttttttgtttctttttgtcgATTTCTTTGAAAAGCGACTACAGTTAGATACTCAAcctagaaatgatttgatattgagttaAAAGAACAGCTGCTTTGGGCCTTTTTAAAAGCCCATTATGTGGTTGTAACTCGGGCCTGTTTTTAGGATAGGGGAACCTGTGTCTCCAGTCTGtctaacccactctctctcttcccttcccagTTCAACATcaacgtgagcacagacatgcgTCACCACCGAGTGCGCCTGGTATTCCAGGACTCTCCCCCCCagcgggggaggaggggggagcagGGGGGGACACAGGTGGTGCTGGATCCTGTACACAGCGTGAGACTCATGGACTGGTGGCATCCGCAGTACCCTTCCTCCCCCTATATCTAAAACCCATCTCTCATCATGTTAGAACCCTCTTACTATCCCACATGCCCCACACATTACACCCCTTTAGTCCTAAACCCCTGACTGTACCGTCTGCCtgtacacctacaccacccaatatCCCCTTTACACCTAAACCCCTGACTGTACCGTCTGCCTGCACACCTACAACACCCAATATCCCCTTTACACCTAAACCCCTGACTGTACCGTCTGCCTGCACACctacacctacaccacccaatatCCCTTTAC harbors:
- the LOC106565693 gene encoding transmembrane protein 183A, coding for MPKKGNRKRLKFRAGDVCSESVTVADFANADPAVVKSGRVKKAVANAIEKEVKMLCGLEGSQGSLQEVFSSASTLTGDTLESSDDLDPGEDGENEAKQARKKKNKRRKECSECSDGEDYTVDIWLVLASYIRPEDVCTFALICRNAWTVTCTAAFWTRLYRRHYSLDTHLPFRLQPDSIARKRCLRARVIRSLFHLYEPFSSRVSLNPALPESTPTTLLNSKCLLFWVNKVVGSPPDPMWEFNFKFVKPVVRCKGGNATRGLLLPRQYEDVHANPDSDCYLLQVTTLNFIFTSIVMGMTLALFNINVSTDMRHHRVRLVFQDSPPQRGRRGEQGGTQVVLDPVHSVRLMDWWHPQYPSSPYI